GTCCCAGGCCGCGATGCGGCCGTTGGCGCGGTTGCGCCGGCGCGTGTGCAGCTCGATTCCCAGCAGGCCTACCTGCCGGTCCATCCCCAGGCCGGCCAGCAGCGGATCGTCGGCATCCGGCACGGCGGACACGCGCAGGCTGCGCGGATCGGGCGAGGACACGAAGCCGGGCAGGCCTTCCAGCACGCCGGCCCAGGGATCGCCCTGCCCGTCCACCGCGCCTGCTACCAGGAACGGCAACTGCTCAAAAAACAGGCGGTGCTGGTCCGGCATGTAGTCGCGGATGACTTTGGGTCCGGTCACCGCCATGCGTTCGGCGATCCCCACATGCTGTTGCAGCAGGCGTTCGCCGGCATGCCAGGGCGACGGCGGGAGGGTGGCGGGCTCTGCGATGGACATGGCGTGCTCCTTGCGCGCGGCGCTCGCCCTCAGGCGGCCTGCAGGCCCACGGGCGAGCGGGGCATGGCCACGAAGCGCGGCAGGCTTTCGATGCGGCCCAGCCAGGCGCGCACGTGCGGATAGGCATCCAGCGAGACGTTGCCTTCAGGCGCATGCGCCACATAGGCATAACAGGCCACGTCCGCGATGGTGGGCGCCGCGCCCGCCAGGAAATCGCGCCCGGCCAGTTCGCCGTCCATGACCTTGAGCAAGGCATGGGCGCGGGCCAGCGTGCTGTCCACGTCATAGGCCGCGCCGAACAACGTCACCAGGCGCGCAGCCGCCGGGCCGATGGCCAGCGGACCGGATGCCACCGACAGCCAGCGCTGCACCGCCGCCGCGCCGGCGGGATCCTCCGGCAGCCAGGCCTGGCCGCCGTAGCGCTTGGCCAGGTAGACCAGGATGGCGGTCGAATCCGCGACCACCACTCCGTCATCGTCGATGACCGGCACCTGGCCGAAGGCGTTGAGCGCCAGGAACGGCGGGCGTTTCTGCTCGCCGCCGCGCAGGTCCACGTCGACCTTGCGGTGCGGCACGTCCAGCAGGGACAGCATCAGGGCGACGCGATGGGCGTGGCCGGACAGGGGAAAGCCATAGAAGGTCAGCGAGGGGGGCTGGGCGGTTTGCATGAGCGGGCTCCAAGTCGGATACAGGCTCCATCTTGTGCCGGCGCCGGGCGCGCGTGAACGGCCAGCGGCGGCAAGACACTCTTGCAGCGGATGAAAGAAAGATGGCGAGCGCGGGCCCGGACGCTACGCCGGCAGCGTCGCCAGATCGCGCCGCAAGGCCTCGACGCAGAACTCCACGAAGCTGCGCACCTTGGCCGAACTCTTGCGGCCTTCCGGATACACCAGGTGGACCGGCAGCGGCGGCAGCTCGAAGTCGCGCAGCACCACCTCCAGGGCGCCGCTGGCCAGGTGCCGCGCCACCTGGTAGGACACCACCTGCGTCAGGCCCCAGCCCTCGCAAGCCGCCAGCACCGCGGCCTGAAAGGACGTGACCGTCAGCTGCGAATCGACGCGCAGGCTGCGGGGCTGGCCGTCCTGCTGGAAGCGCCATTGCGGCGTGCGGCCCTCCATGGCGGCGGTGACGGTGCAAAAGCGCGGCAGCGACTCCAGGTCCCGCGGCACGCCGTGTTCGCGCAGGAAGGCGGGCGCGGCGCAGACCACGCGGCGCACCTGCCCCACCGGCACCGCCGTCAGCGTCGAATCCGGCAAGGCGCCGATGCGCACCGCGACGTCCACCCGTTCGTCCAGCAGGTTCACCACGCGGTCCACCAGCAGCGTGCGCACGGAAACTTCGCGGTGCGTGCGCAGATAGGCCAGCACCGCCGGCATCACGTGCAATTCGCCGAAGAACGCCGGCGCAGTGATGCTGAGCGCGCCTCGCGGCGCGGCCATCGCGCCGGTCACGGCGTCGTCGGCCTGCTCCACTTCGTCGAGGATGCGGCGGCAGTCGTCGGCATAACGCTGGCCGGCCTCGGTCAGGCGCAGGCTGCGCGTGGTGCGCACCAGCAGCAAGGCGCCCAGCCGCCGCTCCAGCGCCGAAACGCTGCGCGTGACGGTCGGCGCCGACATCTCCAAGCGGCGCGCCGCCGCGGCGAAACTCTGCGCTTCGGCCACCGCCAGGAATACGCTCATTTCATGGAATCGATTCACGCCTTGCGGCCTCCGCGCTGATTTTGGGAAAGAGAGTAGAAGCGCGCGCAGGGGCGCGTCAATCGAACTCCTTGCGCAACCACCCCAGGAAAGCCTTGACCGGCGGATGGCGTTCGCGGCCCGGCGCGCACAGCGCGGTGTAGGCGGCCCCCGCCACCCGCACTTCAGGGCGATACGCCGCCAGGGTGCCCGCCGCCACGCTGTCCGACACCATGACGGAGCTGGCCAGCACCAGGCCCTGGCCGGCAATGGCGGCCTGCAGGGCATAGTGCTCTTCCTCGTAGGCATGCAGCGCCGCCGGCTTGCGCCAGGACGGCAGGCCTGCCGCCTCGCACCAGTCCAGCCAGCCCTGCTCGTACAACTGCGAATCGCGCCAGCGCACGGTCACCAGCGACGGCGCGCGCCTGCCCGGCCGGGCGGCCAGCGCGGGCGCCCCATAGACGCCGAACCACTCCTGCAACGAGCAGGCGGCGTGCAGCCCGGGCCAGCGCGCGCGGCTGTAGCGGATGGCCAGGTCCACGCTGGCGTCGCGCAGCAGGTCCACCGTTTCGGGGCTGGTGTTCAGGTTCAGCTGGTATTGCGGAAACGCCGCGTAGAAGCGCCCCAGCCGCGGCACCAGCCATAAGGCCGCGAACGAATGCGTGGTGGACAGCGTCAGCGCACCCGAGGCCGGCGCGGCGCGCAAGGCGTCCAGGGTCTGCGCCACGTCGAGCAAGGCGCCATGCACGCCTGCAAAAAGGCGCGCCCCCTTCTCCGTCAGGCGCACGCCGCGCGGCACGCGTTCGAAGAGCGCGTAGCCCACGTGCCGCTCCAGCGCCTTGACCTGATGGGACACGGCCGTGGCCGTGACCGCCAGTTCGGCCGCGGCCAGTTTGAAGCTGAGCAATCTGGCGGCTGCCTCGAAGGTGCGCAACGCGGTCACCGGTAGCGTGGCAAACATGGATTCCTGGCTCTATGGATGAAATCAATTCATCATATTCAAGGATTCATCATTTGTCGCCTGTCAGTCCGTAAGACAGAATTTTCCTCACCACATGGAAGCGTCCATGCCAACAAGAGGAACCAGACATGAATTCAGATCATCCCACCAAGCGCCTGCTGATCCTGGTCGGCAGCCCGCGGCGCGACGGCAACAGCGCGGCCCTGGGCGCGGCCGCGCTGCGCGGGGCCGAGACGGCGGGCACCCAGGCCACGCTACTGTTCCTGGACGACTACATCGAGGCCTTCCTGCCGGACTTGCGGCGTTCGCCCCCGCCGACCGACCGATACTCCGAGCTGTTCCTGGAACACTTCCTGCCGGCCGACGGCGTGCTGATCTGCACCCCGATCTACTGGTACGGGATGTCGGCGCAGACCAAGGCGTTCTTCGACCGATCGTTCAGCCACTATGCCGGCCAGGGCCCCGAGCCCGACCGGGTGAAGCAGCGCATGACCGGCAAGCGCCTGGGCCTGGCGGTCGCGTCCGAGGAAACCTACCCCGGCGCGGCGCTGGGCATCGTGCACCAGATCCAGGAATACGCGCGCTACACCCATTCGGACTTCGTCGGCTACGTGCATGGCGCCGGCAACCTGCGCGGCGAAATCGCGGCGGATCCGCGCCAGCCGCTGCAGGCGGCGGCCGAACTGGGCGCCGCGTTCTTTACCCGCAAGTACTCCGACTACCGGGTGGAAACGCCGCGCGCCCGCAATGTCTGGGAGCCCGCCCCTGCGTTGCGCAGCACGCCGGGCGTGCTGCCGTAGACCTGCTTGAACACGCGGGTCAGATGGGCCTGGTCGGCGAAGCCCACGGCATGCGCGGCGTCGGCCAGCGCCAGGCCGTCGCGCAGCAGCGCCCGGGCCCGCGCCACCCGCCAGTTGCGCAGCCAGGCCTGCGGCGGCAGGCCGTAGCGCCGCGCGAACTGCTTGACCAGGGTGGTCCGGTGGCGGTCCTGCGCCAACGCCAGGGCCTCCAGGTCCGGCGCGCAGGCCGGGTCGGCGGCCATGCGTGCGCGCAGCAGCGCGCAGACGTCGGACTCGTCGTCGGCCGCTGCGTGGCTGGCCTGCGCATGCGCCGCCAGCAGGCCGAACAGCGCCGCGGAGATGCGCTCGCGACGCTCGGGGTCGGCGATGGGATCTGGCGTGAGTGCGTCCAGCCACGCCTGGCATAGCGCCGTATCGCGGATGACGGGCCCCGCCAGCGCTGCGCCGCCTGCGTACAGCGCAAGTTCGTGGTTCCTGAACCAGGCCTGATCGATATAGGCCATGCGGTACCCCAGCGGCGCATCCGAAGTGCCGCCGGTATGGACTTGGCCAGGCGCAATCACCACCAGATCGCCCTCGCCCGCGGCCTGCGGCTCGCCATGCACGGTGAAGGCGCAGCGGCCCTGCGCGATGGCGCCGATGGACCAGGCGTCGTGGAAGTGCGGCGCATAGCGGTAGCCGCGCAGGTCCGCGATCAGGACGTCGCCGGGCAGGCCGGCGCCGCAATGCCAGATGTGTCGGGAAACCGCCATGGATACGTGTGCGTGGGGCGCCTAGCCGAAGTAGCTCTGGTCCGAGGTCAGCGTGCGGGCCAGCAGCCATGCGTTGCGGGGATTCTCGCCCACGCGGCGCACGGCATATGGCCACCAGTCGCCGCCAAAGGGCAGATAGACCCTGACGTTATAGCCCAAACGGCGCAGCGCGAGCTGCCAGTCCGGCCGCACGCCGTAGAGCATTTCGAATTCGAAGGCTTCGGGCGGCCAGCCGCGCTCCCGCGCCAGCGCCAGGATGGCGCCGGCCAGGCGGTCGTCATGGGTGCCGAAGACGGGCTGGAAGCCGGAATCCAGCGCCTCGCGCGACAGCATGATGGCGGCGGCGTCCAGATAGGCCTGGTCGATGCGCGCGCGGCCGGCGTGGTCCAGCGCGCGCTCCGGAAACGCGCCCTTGACCAGCCGCAGCGACGTGCGCTGGCGAATCGCCCAGGCCAGGTCCTGCGGCGTGCGGCGCCGCTGCGCCTGTAGCGTCAGGCCTGCCGGTATGCCGGCTTGCAGCAGTTCGCGGTGCAAGGCGCAGGTGCGGTCGCAGATGGAGGAATCTTCCATGTCCAGCACCATCCAGTCGCGTCCCAGGCCGACCGTCCGGCGCGCCGCCAGGCCGATGCGCCGGGCATTGTCGCGGCCCAGCGCATCGTCGCGCATATAGCCGATGGCCGTGGGATCGACCGACACGTGCACGTCCAGCCCCGCATGCTCCAGCGCCCGGCAGGCGCCGAGCGCCTGGGCCACGTTTTGCTCGATGGCCTGGGGATCGTCCACATATTCGCCCAGGTAGAAGAGCGAGGCGCGGATGCCGTGCGCCTCGCGCAGCCTGGCGGCCGTGCGGACGGCGGCGTCGACGTCCGCGCCGCCGACGAAACGGGCCGCCAGCGACGTGCGGGCCGCCATGGCCCGCATCGCCCGCCCCACGCCCGGGCTGCGCGCCAGCGCGATCGCGGTTCTCTGGAACATGCTCATGGGCTCTCTCCCTATAAAGAGAGCCACTGTGCCGGTGCGGCGCGCGCCCGTCTTGAACGCCAGTGAAAACTTCCTAATCCAGCGCCAGCCCGCGGGCGCGGCCGAACAGCGGGCGCTGCACCGTCTGCGCCAGCAGCACGCCGGCCAGCGTCACCGCGCCGCCCAGCAGATGGTACAGGTGCAGCTGCTCGCGCAGCATGACGAAAGCGGCCAGCGCGGTGAACAGCGGCAACAGGTTGATGAAGATGCTGCAGCGATTGGGCCCCAGCCGCTGCACGCCTTCGATCCACAGGAAGGACAGCAGCACCGACGAGAAGATGCCCGCGTACAGGATCAGCGGCACCGTGTTCATGTCCAGCGCAGCCTGCGCCGCCGGCACGCGCAGATACAGCGGCAGCATGTAGAGCAGCGCGAAGATCGATTGCACGAAGGTGGACTGCCAGGCCGGCAGCGGCACCTTCCAGTGGCGCAGCAGCACGCCGTACAGCGCATAGGACAAGGCGGCCAGCAGCATCAGGCCGTCACCGACGTGGATGCCGTGCTGGAACACGCTCAGCATGTCGCCCTGGCCCACCAGGTACAGCAGGCCGAGGAACGACAGCGCGCCGCCGGCAGCCATGCCCAGGGTCAGCGGATCGCGCAGGATCACCACGCTGAGCAGCATGCTCAGCAAGGGAATCAGCGCGGTCAGGATGGCCATGTTGGTGGCGGTGGTGGTTTCGGCTGCGCGATAGGACAGCGCCTGGAACACTGCCGACGACAGGGCGCCGTACAGCGCCAGCTTGGGCCAATGGCGCAGGATGGTCTTGCGGTTGCGCCAGGCCGGGCCGGCCGTGAACAGGCCCATCAGGAACAGGGCCAGCACCAGCCGGTAGAAGGTGATGGCGGTGGGTGAGATGGCGCTGGCGGCCATCTTGGAGACGATGACGTTGCCCGCCCAGAACAGGATGGCGAACAACGGAAACAAGTAGGACATGGTGGTTGCGCTCGGAGGATGAGAGATGGCCTCCTGCCGCCTGCGGCGCCCCTTTGGGGCGACGCAGGCGGCAGGAGTATCGCTATCCTATTGAGCGCGATCCAGTCCGTCTGCCGATGAAAAGGCAGCCACTATCGCAAAATGGACATCGCCCGTATCAGGGGCGGAACGGCGCCGGATCCAGCGGCAGCTCCAGCCCGCCCATCTGGGCCGTCAACAGCGCGGCGCTGCCGCAGGCCAGGGTAAAGCCCAGCGCGCCCTGCCCGATGTTCAGCCACAGGTTGTCGGCGGCATGGCTGCGCCCGATCAGAGGCTTGCTGGTGGGGGTGGCCGGACGCAGCCCCGCCCAAGGTACTGCCTGGCGCAGGTCCAGCGCCGGAAACGCCTCGTGCACCTGGCGCTTGAGCAACCCGATGCGCGCCGTGTCGATGCCGGCATCGGCGCTGCCGATGTCGACCATGGCCGCGATCCGCAGCACGCCGCCGACGCGGGCGTAGACGATGCGCCTTTCGTAGTCCGTGACGCTGATGCGCGGCGCCACCGAGTCGTCGTCCTCGGCCAGCGGCACGCTCAGGCTGTAGCCCTTCAGGGGATACAGCGGCACGTCATGGCCCAGCGGTTTGAGCAGCGTGCGCGTGCCGATGCCGGTGGCCAGCACGATGGCGTCGGCGCCGATGTCGCCGTCGCGCGTGTTCACCGCCACGATGCGGCGCCCTTCGCGCTGCAGGCCGGACACCGGATTGGACATGGCGCATTGCACGTTGGCCATGGTCTGCAGGCGGTCGAACAGCGCCTCGGTGAACTGGCGGCAGTCGCCCGCCTCTTCGCTGGGGGTGTAGATGGCCCCGGCCAGGCTTGCGCCCATGCCGGCCAGCGCGGGTTCCAGCGCCAGCGTCTGGGCGGCGTCCAGCACCTGCTGTTCGGCGCCGTGGTCGGCCTGGTACGCCACCAGTTCGCGCGCCTTGTCCAGCAGGGCCGGACTGCGGTAGGCGATGAGCTTGCCGTTCTTCAGATGGCCGAAATCCAGGTCTTCCTGCTCCAGCAGCGAATGCATGACGTCCCGGCTCAGATAGGACAGGCCAGCCAGCTGGACCGTGGAAGCCTTGGCCACCGAGGCCCGGCACGCCAGCGCGAATTGCAGGCACCAGCGCCATTGATGGGGATCCAGCCTGGGCCGGAAACGCAGCGGGGAATCCTCGCGCAGCAGCCAGCCCGGCACGCTGGGCAGCACGCCGGGACCGGCCAAAGGCGCCACGTAGCTATAACTGAGCTGGCCGCCATTGGCGTAGCTGGACACCTCGGCCGGACGCGCCTGGCTGTCCACCAGCACCACGTCATGGCCCTGGCGCGCCAGGAAATAGGCCGACGTGACGCCCACGACGCCAGCGCCGATTACGCAAACCCGCATACTCTTAGATCCAGAAAGACAGGGACACCGCGCTATTCTGGGACGCGCCCCGCCCGTCCGGCAAATGCCAAACTCCGCAGGGTCCATAACAAAACATCATGCCCCGCCTCAGGCGACGCGGTGCAGCTTGATGATGGCGGCGGCCGTGGGGTCGCGCACCAGATCGGCCAGGGTGTAGCCGTTGAGCGCCTCGTAGAAGGCCTGCAAGGTTTGCGCCAACACGCCGGACAAGCGGCACGCACCGTCCAGCGCACAGGGAGGCTCGCGGCAGTCGATCAGCGGCCCCTGCTGCTCCAGCTGCCGGATCAGGTCGCCCAGCCGGTAGCGGTCGGCGGCCT
The sequence above is drawn from the Achromobacter xylosoxidans genome and encodes:
- a CDS encoding glutathione S-transferase family protein, which codes for MQTAQPPSLTFYGFPLSGHAHRVALMLSLLDVPHRKVDVDLRGGEQKRPPFLALNAFGQVPVIDDDGVVVADSTAILVYLAKRYGGQAWLPEDPAGAAAVQRWLSVASGPLAIGPAAARLVTLFGAAYDVDSTLARAHALLKVMDGELAGRDFLAGAAPTIADVACYAYVAHAPEGNVSLDAYPHVRAWLGRIESLPRFVAMPRSPVGLQAA
- a CDS encoding LysR family transcriptional regulator, giving the protein MNRFHEMSVFLAVAEAQSFAAAARRLEMSAPTVTRSVSALERRLGALLLVRTTRSLRLTEAGQRYADDCRRILDEVEQADDAVTGAMAAPRGALSITAPAFFGELHVMPAVLAYLRTHREVSVRTLLVDRVVNLLDERVDVAVRIGALPDSTLTAVPVGQVRRVVCAAPAFLREHGVPRDLESLPRFCTVTAAMEGRTPQWRFQQDGQPRSLRVDSQLTVTSFQAAVLAACEGWGLTQVVSYQVARHLASGALEVVLRDFELPPLPVHLVYPEGRKSSAKVRSFVEFCVEALRRDLATLPA
- a CDS encoding LysR substrate-binding domain-containing protein; translated protein: MFATLPVTALRTFEAAARLLSFKLAAAELAVTATAVSHQVKALERHVGYALFERVPRGVRLTEKGARLFAGVHGALLDVAQTLDALRAAPASGALTLSTTHSFAALWLVPRLGRFYAAFPQYQLNLNTSPETVDLLRDASVDLAIRYSRARWPGLHAACSLQEWFGVYGAPALAARPGRRAPSLVTVRWRDSQLYEQGWLDWCEAAGLPSWRKPAALHAYEEEHYALQAAIAGQGLVLASSVMVSDSVAAGTLAAYRPEVRVAGAAYTALCAPGRERHPPVKAFLGWLRKEFD
- a CDS encoding flavodoxin family protein; amino-acid sequence: MNSDHPTKRLLILVGSPRRDGNSAALGAAALRGAETAGTQATLLFLDDYIEAFLPDLRRSPPPTDRYSELFLEHFLPADGVLICTPIYWYGMSAQTKAFFDRSFSHYAGQGPEPDRVKQRMTGKRLGLAVASEETYPGAALGIVHQIQEYARYTHSDFVGYVHGAGNLRGEIAADPRQPLQAAAELGAAFFTRKYSDYRVETPRARNVWEPAPALRSTPGVLP
- a CDS encoding helix-turn-helix transcriptional regulator; its protein translation is MAVSRHIWHCGAGLPGDVLIADLRGYRYAPHFHDAWSIGAIAQGRCAFTVHGEPQAAGEGDLVVIAPGQVHTGGTSDAPLGYRMAYIDQAWFRNHELALYAGGAALAGPVIRDTALCQAWLDALTPDPIADPERRERISAALFGLLAAHAQASHAAADDESDVCALLRARMAADPACAPDLEALALAQDRHRTTLVKQFARRYGLPPQAWLRNWRVARARALLRDGLALADAAHAVGFADQAHLTRVFKQVYGSTPGVLRNAGAGSQTLRARGVSTR
- a CDS encoding proline dehydrogenase family protein, which produces MSMFQRTAIALARSPGVGRAMRAMAARTSLAARFVGGADVDAAVRTAARLREAHGIRASLFYLGEYVDDPQAIEQNVAQALGACRALEHAGLDVHVSVDPTAIGYMRDDALGRDNARRIGLAARRTVGLGRDWMVLDMEDSSICDRTCALHRELLQAGIPAGLTLQAQRRRTPQDLAWAIRQRTSLRLVKGAFPERALDHAGRARIDQAYLDAAAIMLSREALDSGFQPVFGTHDDRLAGAILALARERGWPPEAFEFEMLYGVRPDWQLALRRLGYNVRVYLPFGGDWWPYAVRRVGENPRNAWLLARTLTSDQSYFG
- a CDS encoding DMT family transporter, yielding MSYLFPLFAILFWAGNVIVSKMAASAISPTAITFYRLVLALFLMGLFTAGPAWRNRKTILRHWPKLALYGALSSAVFQALSYRAAETTTATNMAILTALIPLLSMLLSVVILRDPLTLGMAAGGALSFLGLLYLVGQGDMLSVFQHGIHVGDGLMLLAALSYALYGVLLRHWKVPLPAWQSTFVQSIFALLYMLPLYLRVPAAQAALDMNTVPLILYAGIFSSVLLSFLWIEGVQRLGPNRCSIFINLLPLFTALAAFVMLREQLHLYHLLGGAVTLAGVLLAQTVQRPLFGRARGLALD
- a CDS encoding D-amino acid dehydrogenase, which codes for MRVCVIGAGVVGVTSAYFLARQGHDVVLVDSQARPAEVSSYANGGQLSYSYVAPLAGPGVLPSVPGWLLREDSPLRFRPRLDPHQWRWCLQFALACRASVAKASTVQLAGLSYLSRDVMHSLLEQEDLDFGHLKNGKLIAYRSPALLDKARELVAYQADHGAEQQVLDAAQTLALEPALAGMGASLAGAIYTPSEEAGDCRQFTEALFDRLQTMANVQCAMSNPVSGLQREGRRIVAVNTRDGDIGADAIVLATGIGTRTLLKPLGHDVPLYPLKGYSLSVPLAEDDDSVAPRISVTDYERRIVYARVGGVLRIAAMVDIGSADAGIDTARIGLLKRQVHEAFPALDLRQAVPWAGLRPATPTSKPLIGRSHAADNLWLNIGQGALGFTLACGSAALLTAQMGGLELPLDPAPFRP
- a CDS encoding Rrf2 family transcriptional regulator; the encoded protein is MQLTRFTDFGLRVLMYLTQCRDRSAAVTIPEIADRFSVSRNHLVKVVHFMAQQGWVSTSRGKGGGLRLSQAADRYRLGDLIRQLEQQGPLIDCREPPCALDGACRLSGVLAQTLQAFYEALNGYTLADLVRDPTAAAIIKLHRVA